Proteins co-encoded in one Pseudophryne corroboree isolate aPseCor3 chromosome 1, aPseCor3.hap2, whole genome shotgun sequence genomic window:
- the LOC134961061 gene encoding olfactory receptor 5V1-like — protein sequence MGFDRYMAICNPMHYTTIMNKQRCLQLAIGLWLIGFITSVIHTVFTAKLQYCDSHRISHFFCDIPPMLKLSCSDTFLNNIIVLTAGGFLGLSSFVLTVVSYVHIISAVLKIQTKVGKSRAFSTCASHLIVVIIFFGSISFMYMRPTSSYSLDQDQLVSLLYAVVTPALNPIIYTLRNKEVKIALKKTINKMLFAK from the coding sequence ATGGGCTTTGACAGATATATGGCTATTTGTAACCCAATGCACTACACCACCATCATGAATAAACAAAGGTGTCTCCAATTAGCCATAGGTCTCTGGCTCATTGGTTTCATAACCTCAGTTATACATACCGTTTTTACTGCCAAATTGCAATATTGTGATTCACACAGGATCTCTCATTTCTTCTGTGATATCCCACCGATGCTCAAGCTTTCATGCTCTGATACTTTCTTAAATAATATAATCGTCCTCACAGCTGGAGGATTTTTAGGCTTGAGCTCCTTTGTGTTAACTGTGGTCTCCTATGTCCATATAATCTCAGCTGTCCTGAAAATCCAGACAAAGGTGGGTAAAAGCAGAGCATTTTCCACGTGTGCTTCCCACCTGATCGTTGTCATCATCTTCTTTGGGAGTATCAGCTTCATGTACATGAGGCCAACATCTAGCTACTCACTGGACCAAGACCAATTAGTATCTCTTCTCTATGCCGTAGTGACCCCTGCACTGAACCCAATTATCTATACACTAAGAAATAAAGAGGTGAAGATAGCACTAAAAAAGACAATAAATAAAATGTTATTTGCAAAATAA